The Papaver somniferum cultivar HN1 chromosome 6, ASM357369v1, whole genome shotgun sequence genome segment AGACTCTCATGTGAATCTCATCATCTGATTTCTCATGTATATTTACAAGATGGCGTCAGTAGAGAAGAAAAATAGATTCAGATTTGCAGTATCTgtagagaagaaaaaaacacacGGACTGGCAAAAGATATTACGAAGGGGAAGCAGGATTGGACCTTTTTGCTGTGCTATCCCATTTCGGTTGCTTCGAAAAGAATTGTTGGCAAGATCTTGACGGCAATTGAGGGGATCGGCTTGGACATCATGGGTAAGTATACCATTCATGTATATttatttatctttaatttttcaattttcatGCATGCTGTTTGCCCTGCATTCTCAATTCATAgttatttgattttgtttgtgttttcagGGATGAGATTAATGTGCGCATCAGCAAAATTTCTTACTACACACTTCGACAGGGATGGTAGAAACCCTTGTCCGGGTGATTCTATGCTACATCTTACTCGCTATCCATTTATTGCTATGATATTGGTAGGTGAAGATGCTATTGAGAAGGCTCATCAGCTTACATCTGAAAAATATCAATCATATTTTACCTGCGAAAAGGTTCTTCAGCTTACATCAGAAATATCAGTAACGAAAACACTTAACATTTGGGCACCTGGCAGGTTATGTTCTTGACCACATTTAATATCTCTTATTTGGATTAGAATGTATAATTCTACTGCTTTCCTGTAGATAGTACTTCTAACTATTCAACACCACAATTTTTATCCAAAAATTTGGTGAAGTTGAGTCTTACTCTGACACAATGATGAATTGAACATTTTGTGTAACAGGCTAAAAGCTTACACCAGTGATTCATTTAGAAGTGCAGTAAAAGATTATGAATTGTGGTTTGCTAGTGACTCTCTTTTCACCTGGAGAAAAGAAGTAGAGGCAAGTAAATATCTGGCATGTGCATTCCCTGATGGCACTTTATCTGGCCCAACAGACGATGTTAGGGAAAACTTAGTGAAATCGGAGCACTATATATTTCCGTAAGTTTCCTGTTCTAGTTATGAATTACAATATCTATTccttttttcctgtctctcattGTTTTGTCTAAAAGAGGGTCGGTAATAGGCGTGGCTAGCCATCGATAGACCAAAAGAGGGTGAAAGCAGTACCAAGATGATTGACCGCTTGGGAAATCCTCGTGTACCTTTGTTTTGTTGAAAACCAGCCATTTCCTCTGGAAAGGGTGAGCACAGTACCAAGATGGGCGACTGTCTGGGTGGTCCTCGTGTTTCCTTTCTAGCCTACCCCAACTTTTATGGGACTAAAGTCTTAGAAGAAGAAGCTTGTCACTGTTTTTGTCTTTACTCTGATTTATATACTCTCAATATATAATTTCAGGAATTTCCCCGACATTTACTACAAGGAAGATCTTACATTCGTCCTAATTAGGCCTTTGGCTTTCGAAAAGCAATGCGTGGGTGAACTGGTATCCATTATTGAGCGTAATTCATTTTACACAAAAGGTTTGCAAATGTCTTTGATTTAATCTAGTTTATTGTATGTCTAGGTTGATGATGTAGTATTTTTGAAATTTGAGATCACAATTTGGTTTATACAATCCTTTTATGTTAGGGTTAAAGCTGGTAAGAAAGTCTGAATTTCCTGACAGCAAGGCATGGCCTGCTTCGTCAAGTGGAGATGAGAAATGTGAATTTGGTATTGGTATCGCCATGCTTGTGCGTCATATTCTCCCACAGATACAAATAGTGAACGATGGAGATGGTTGCATATGCAATGACGGCAATACTGGGAAGATAAAAATTTGCAGGTAAAATATGTTTTACCTTTTTGGAGGTTTATTTTTGTACACAGAGTTGAGCTTCTCTTTCCTTCGTTGGTTTTAAGTTTGTGAAAAGGTGTATTGGGTTGGAAAATATGTCTTTTTTGGAACAAATTACATATCAACGGATACTGTTGGTTAAAGTACATCCCTGTGTTTCTGGTTTTTATGTGGATGCTTATTCATTTTATCATATGTTTTTGGCAGCAACTTGATTTACCTAGGCGAGCCAGGGGATAAGACAAtgatttgtgaattttttgaatttgGCGCTGTTTCTTGGGTGGATCCCGCTAGTGGTGCTAACTGCGGTGGTTATTTTGTGGCAACCTTGTCAAGCCTCCAGTTCGCATGATGTGCTCGTATTCATCTCATCTTTATGTGTATACATTCCATAGAATTAGAAGACTTATTTGTTATGTTATGTTAGGAGAAAACTCAA includes the following:
- the LOC113290061 gene encoding uncharacterized protein LOC113290061 — encoded protein: MYIYKMASVEKKNRFRFAVSVEKKKTHGLAKDITKGKQDWTFLLCYPISVASKRIVGKILTAIEGIGLDIMGMRLMCASAKFLTTHFDRDGRNPCPGDSMLHLTRYPFIAMILVGEDAIEKAHQLTSEKYQSYFTCEKVLQLTSEISVTKTLNIWAPGRLKAYTSDSFRSAVKDYELWFASDSLFTWRKEVEASKYLACAFPDGTLSGPTDDVRENLVKSEHYIFPNFPDIYYKEDLTFVLIRPLAFEKQCVGELVSIIERNSFYTKGLKLVRKSEFPDSKAWPASSSGDEKCEFGIGIAMLVRHILPQIQIVNDGDGCICNDGNTGKIKICSNLIYLGEPGDKTMICEFFEFGAVSWVDPASGANCGGYFVATLSSLQFA